One Mercurialis annua linkage group LG3, ddMerAnnu1.2, whole genome shotgun sequence DNA window includes the following coding sequences:
- the LOC126672472 gene encoding uncharacterized protein LOC126672472, translated as MPAPKTETEVRGFLGRLQYISRFIAKLTTVCGPIFKLLRKNQPMIWTKQCQEAFDKIKDYLSNPPILKPPKSRKPLTLYLSIEDQAMGAMLAQEDVGYVEHAVYYLRKLGRWLLLLSEFDIQYIPKKVIKGRAVADFLAQNPVDDSEVIDFSFRDEDIRLIDIGKWKMYFDGAANKSGAGIGVILVSPEGEWMPLSKRLFWATNNMSEYEACIFGLESLISIGIKHAEIFGDSSLVIKQVRKEWEIKEEKLKPYLQYTEVLKTHFDVAEFKYIPREENQIADALAGLASVWDDPGRLFVKPLVMVRSKVPCFQAARILDITQDEKPWFHDILRFMQDKHYPVDATTKDRNLIQKLAQQFFLLHGKLYKRHHDLHLLCIDEEKAKQLMEEVHSGVCGPHLNGKELSRKIMR; from the exons ATGCCGGCCCCAAAGACGGAAACTGAGGTTAGAGGATTTCTAGGAAGATTGCAATATATCAGCAGATTTATAGCCAAATTAACAACCGTGTGTGGTCCAATTTTCAAATTGCTAAGAAAGAATCAGCCAATGATATGGACAAAACAGTGTCAAGAAGCATTCGACAAGATCAAAGACTATTTGTCTAATCCTCCGATCCTAAAGCCTCCCAAATCACGAAAACCTTTGACGTTGTATCTTTCTATAGAGGATCAAGCAATGGGAGCTATGCTAGCACAAGAAGACGTGGGATATGTGGAGCATGCCGTATACTATCTCA GAAAGCTTGGGAGGTGGTTACTTCTACTGTCGGAATTTGATATACAATACATACCCAAGAAGGTAATTAAGGGGAGAGCTGTGGCTGACTTCCTAGCGCAAAATCCAGTAGATGATAGTGAAGTAATTGACTTTTCCTTCCGAGATGAAGACATTAGACTAATAGATATTGGAAAGTGGAAAATGTACTTCGATGGTGCTGCAAATAAAAGTGGAGCTGGTATTGGCGTCATTTTGGTTTCCCCAGAAGGTGAATGGATGCCATTATCCAAAAGGCTATTTTGGGCCACCAACAACATGTCTGAATACGAAGCTTGTATTTTTGGATTGGAATCATTGATATCAATAGGAATCAAACATGCAGAAATTTTTGGAGATTCCAGTCTAGTAATAAAACAAGTGAGAAAGGAGTgggaaataaaagaagaaaaattaaaaccctATCTCCAATATACTGAAGTTCTCAAGACACATTTTGATGTAGCTGAATTCAAATATATCCCTAGGGAAGAAAACCAGATAGCTGATGCTTTAGCTGGATTAGCTTCAGTATGGGACGATCCTGGAAGATTGTTTGTCAAGCCACTAGTAATGGTAAGGAGTAAGGTTCCATGCTTTCAAGCTGCACGAATATTAGACATCACGCAAGATGAAAAGCCTTGGTTTCATGATATTTTGAGGTTCATGCAAGATAAACATTATCCAGTAGATGCTACCACAAAGGATAGAAATTTGATTCAGAAATTGGCTCAACAATTTTTCTTATTACATGGAAAACTATATAAACGTCATCATGACTTACACCTGTTGTGCATAGATGAAGAAAAAGCCAAACAACTTATGGAGGAAGTTCATTCGGGTGTTTGTGGACCTCATTTGAATGGTAAGGAATTATCTCGTAAAATCATGCGATAA